A window of the Bacteroides thetaiotaomicron VPI-5482 genome harbors these coding sequences:
- a CDS encoding chondroitinase family polysaccharide lyase has translation MIKQSFTLSVTMLILSFLCPAFLNAQIVTDERMFSFEEPQLPACITGVQSQLGISGAHYKDGKHSLEWTFEPNGKLELRKDLKFEKKDPTGKDLYLSAFIVWIYNEQPQDAAIEFEFLKDGRKCASFPFGINFKGWRAAWVCYERDMQGTPEEGMNELRIVAPNAKGRLFIDHLITATKVDARQQTADLQVPFVNAGTTNHWLVLYKHSLLKPDIELTPVSDRQRQEMKLLEKRFRDMIYTKGKVTEKEAETIRKKYDLYQITYKDGQVSGVPIFMVRASEAYERMIPDWDKDMLTKMGIEMRAYFDLMKRIAVAYNNSEAGSPVREEMKRKFLAMYDHITDQGVAYGSCWGNIHHYGYSVRGLYPAYFLMKDVLREEGKLLEAERTLRWYAITNEVYPKPEGNGIDMDSFNTQTTGRIASILMMEDTPEKLQYLKSFSRWIDYGCRPAPGLAGSFKVDGGAFHHRNNYPAYAVGGLDGATNMIYLFSRTSLAVSELAHRTVKDVLLAMRFYCNKLNFPLSMSGRHPDGQGKLVPMHYAMMAIAGTPDGKGDFDKEMASAYLRLVSSDSSSAEQAPEYMPKVSNAQERKIAKRLVENGFRAESDPQGNLSLGYGCVSVQRRENWSAVARGHSRYLWAAEHYLGHNLYGRYLAHGSLQILTAPPGQTVTPATSGWQQEGFDWNRIPGVTSIHLPLDLLKANVLNVDTFSGMEEMLYSDEAFAGGLSQGKMNGNFGMKLHEHDKYNGTHRARKSYHFIDGMIVCLGSDIENTNTDYPTETTIFQLAVTDKAAHDYWKNNAGEGKVWMDHLGTGYYVPVPARFEKNFPQYSRMQDTGKETKGDWVSLIIDHGKAPKAGSYEYAILPGTDRKTMTAFAKKPAYSVLQQDRNAHILESPSDRITSYVLFETPQSLLPGGLLQRTDTSCLVMVRKESADKVLLTVAQPDLALYRGPSDEAFDKDGKRMERSIYSRPWIDNESGEIPVTVTLKGRWKVAETPFCKVVSEDKKQTVLRFLCKDGASYEVELEK, from the coding sequence ATGATAAAGCAATCTTTTACTCTGTCAGTGACAATGCTGATATTGTCTTTTCTCTGTCCGGCATTCCTCAATGCGCAGATAGTTACGGACGAGCGGATGTTCTCTTTTGAAGAACCGCAGTTACCTGCCTGTATAACCGGTGTTCAGTCTCAGTTGGGCATATCCGGTGCACATTATAAAGACGGGAAACATTCGTTGGAATGGACCTTCGAACCGAACGGGAAACTGGAACTCCGGAAAGACCTGAAGTTTGAAAAGAAGGACCCGACAGGGAAAGACCTGTATCTTTCCGCTTTCATCGTATGGATATACAATGAGCAGCCTCAGGACGCTGCTATCGAGTTTGAATTTCTGAAAGACGGCCGTAAGTGCGCTTCTTTCCCTTTCGGCATCAATTTCAAAGGCTGGCGTGCGGCATGGGTCTGCTATGAACGCGATATGCAAGGCACGCCGGAAGAGGGAATGAACGAGCTCCGCATCGTGGCTCCCAATGCAAAAGGACGCCTTTTCATCGATCATCTGATCACTGCGACGAAGGTAGACGCCCGTCAGCAGACAGCCGATCTGCAAGTCCCCTTTGTCAATGCCGGCACTACCAATCACTGGCTGGTACTCTACAAACACTCCCTCCTGAAACCGGACATCGAACTGACTCCCGTAAGCGACAGGCAGCGGCAGGAAATGAAACTGCTGGAAAAGCGTTTTCGTGACATGATCTATACCAAAGGGAAGGTGACGGAGAAAGAAGCCGAAACCATCCGTAAGAAATACGACCTCTATCAGATAACCTATAAGGACGGGCAAGTGTCCGGAGTGCCCATTTTCATGGTGCGCGCTTCCGAAGCCTACGAACGGATGATTCCGGACTGGGACAAGGATATGCTGACCAAGATGGGGATAGAGATGCGTGCCTATTTTGACTTGATGAAACGGATTGCCGTAGCTTACAATAACAGTGAGGCAGGATCACCGGTCCGCGAGGAAATGAAACGGAAATTCCTTGCGATGTACGACCATATCACCGATCAGGGAGTGGCTTATGGTAGTTGCTGGGGCAATATTCATCATTACGGATATAGCGTGCGCGGACTTTATCCGGCTTATTTCCTGATGAAAGATGTATTGCGGGAAGAAGGAAAACTGCTTGAAGCGGAGCGTACGTTGCGTTGGTATGCTATCACCAACGAGGTATATCCCAAACCGGAAGGCAACGGCATCGATATGGATTCTTTCAATACACAAACCACCGGGCGTATCGCAAGCATTCTGATGATGGAAGACACGCCGGAGAAGCTGCAATACTTGAAATCCTTCTCCCGATGGATTGACTACGGCTGCCGTCCTGCACCGGGACTGGCCGGTTCTTTCAAAGTGGACGGAGGAGCTTTCCATCACCGTAATAACTACCCTGCCTATGCCGTTGGAGGACTGGACGGGGCAACGAATATGATTTATCTTTTCAGTCGGACAAGCCTTGCCGTTTCCGAATTGGCACACCGGACGGTCAAAGATGTCCTGCTTGCCATGCGTTTCTACTGCAATAAACTGAACTTTCCCTTGTCTATGTCCGGGCGCCATCCCGATGGACAGGGGAAATTAGTTCCCATGCACTATGCGATGATGGCAATTGCCGGAACTCCCGATGGAAAGGGCGATTTTGATAAAGAGATGGCATCCGCCTACCTGCGTCTCGTATCTTCCGATTCCTCTTCTGCGGAACAGGCACCGGAATATATGCCGAAAGTTTCGAACGCTCAGGAGCGTAAGATTGCCAAACGACTGGTGGAAAACGGTTTTCGTGCCGAATCCGATCCGCAGGGTAATCTCTCACTAGGCTATGGCTGTGTATCTGTGCAACGGCGTGAAAACTGGTCGGCTGTGGCACGCGGACATTCACGCTACCTTTGGGCAGCCGAACATTATCTGGGACACAACCTCTATGGACGTTATCTGGCACATGGAAGTCTCCAGATACTGACAGCACCTCCGGGACAGACAGTGACTCCCGCCACCAGCGGATGGCAGCAGGAAGGTTTCGACTGGAACCGCATTCCGGGAGTGACTTCCATCCATCTCCCGCTGGACCTGCTCAAAGCCAACGTGCTGAATGTAGATACATTCTCCGGAATGGAAGAGATGCTTTATTCGGATGAAGCCTTTGCCGGCGGCCTGTCACAAGGAAAGATGAATGGCAACTTCGGAATGAAACTGCACGAACACGATAAGTATAACGGAACGCATCGTGCGCGAAAATCCTACCATTTCATCGATGGAATGATCGTTTGTCTAGGCTCGGATATCGAGAATACAAACACGGATTATCCAACGGAGACGACCATCTTCCAACTGGCGGTGACAGATAAAGCGGCACATGACTATTGGAAGAATAATGCGGGTGAAGGAAAAGTATGGATGGATCATCTGGGCACCGGATATTATGTGCCGGTTCCTGCAAGATTCGAGAAAAACTTTCCGCAATACTCCCGTATGCAGGATACAGGCAAAGAAACGAAAGGAGACTGGGTATCATTGATTATCGACCATGGGAAAGCACCGAAAGCGGGAAGCTACGAATATGCCATTCTGCCGGGAACCGACCGGAAGACGATGACTGCCTTTGCAAAGAAACCTGCCTACAGCGTATTACAGCAAGACCGGAATGCACATATCCTTGAATCGCCTTCGGACAGGATAACTTCTTATGTGCTTTTTGAAACTCCCCAGTCACTGCTTCCCGGTGGATTGTTGCAGCGTACGGATACGTCCTGCTTAGTGATGGTCCGTAAGGAATCTGCTGATAAAGTATTATTGACTGTAGCTCAACCGGATCTGGCATTGTATCGTGGTCCGAGTGATGAAGCTTTCGATAAAGACGGAAAACGTATGGAACGCAGCATCTATTCCCGCCCGTGGATTGACAATGAAAGCGGTGAGATTCCTGTGACGGTGACTCTGAAAGGCAGGTGGAAGGTAGCGGAGACTCCTTTCTGCAAAGTGGTATCCGAGGATAAAAAACAAACGGTACTCCGCTTCCTCTGTAAGGATGGAGCCAGCTATGAGGTAGAACTGGAGAAATAA
- a CDS encoding DcaP family trimeric outer membrane transporter, which produces MTLSSSFAQLKDFKFKFYGQIRTDFYYNSRANEETVDGLFYMYPKDEVLDGNGEDLNATSNSNFYTLYSRLGLDVAGPKLGTAKTSAKVEVDFRGSGTSYSTIRLRHAYFNLDWGKSAVLVGQTWHPLFGDVSPQILNLSVGAPFQPFSRAPQIRYRFNNKHLQLTGALVWQSQYLSQGPAGKSQEYIKKSNIPEIYVGADYKNGGFLAGAGIEMISLKPRTQSSWEEKTFDPTTNSTISIPHTYKVDERITTLSYEAHVKYTNKNWFIGAKSVLGSNLTQASGLGGFGIKHIDNKTKEQEYTPIRFSSSWLNVVYGQKWKPGIFVGYAKNLGTSDELVSEKLYGTGTNLDKLVTAGAELTYNVPHWKFGVEYTLSSAWYGKLDKSDGKIIDTHSVSNNRIVAVAMFMF; this is translated from the coding sequence ATGACACTATCAAGTAGTTTCGCACAATTAAAGGATTTTAAATTCAAATTCTACGGACAGATTCGCACGGACTTCTACTATAACAGCCGTGCCAACGAGGAAACTGTAGACGGATTGTTCTACATGTATCCCAAAGATGAAGTGCTCGACGGCAATGGTGAAGACCTGAACGCTACATCGAACAGTAATTTCTATACATTATACTCCCGTTTGGGACTGGATGTGGCAGGCCCGAAGTTGGGAACAGCCAAGACATCCGCCAAAGTGGAAGTGGACTTCCGCGGGTCGGGAACTTCTTACTCCACCATTCGTCTGCGCCATGCATACTTTAACCTGGACTGGGGAAAGTCGGCTGTACTGGTAGGTCAGACATGGCATCCGTTGTTCGGTGATGTTTCTCCTCAGATTCTTAATCTTTCCGTAGGAGCACCGTTCCAGCCGTTCAGCCGTGCACCGCAGATTCGTTATCGCTTCAACAATAAACACCTTCAGTTGACCGGAGCGTTGGTATGGCAGTCTCAGTATCTGTCACAAGGACCTGCCGGTAAAAGTCAGGAATACATAAAGAAGAGCAATATCCCTGAGATTTATGTCGGAGCAGATTACAAAAACGGAGGATTTCTGGCGGGTGCCGGCATCGAAATGATTTCATTAAAGCCACGTACTCAATCTTCATGGGAAGAAAAGACGTTTGATCCGACCACCAATAGTACTATATCAATCCCACATACGTACAAAGTAGACGAACGTATCACTACCCTCTCTTATGAGGCTCATGTAAAATATACCAATAAAAATTGGTTCATCGGCGCCAAGAGCGTATTAGGTTCCAACCTGACACAAGCATCCGGTTTGGGAGGATTTGGAATTAAGCACATAGACAACAAGACAAAAGAGCAGGAATACACTCCGATACGCTTCTCCAGTTCCTGGCTGAATGTGGTCTACGGACAGAAATGGAAACCGGGAATCTTTGTAGGATACGCCAAAAACTTAGGAACAAGCGACGAATTAGTCTCTGAAAAACTCTATGGAACAGGAACCAACCTCGATAAACTGGTAACTGCCGGAGCTGAACTTACCTACAACGTTCCTCACTGGAAGTTCGGAGTTGAATATACATTGAGTTCGGCATGGTACGGCAAGCTGGACAAATCGGATGGTAAAATCATAGACACCCACTCCGTCAGCAACAACCGTATTGTAGCAGTCGCTATGTTCATGTTCTAA
- a CDS encoding tRNA-dihydrouridine synthase family protein: MQDTLPIHFAPLQGYTEAIYRNAHDAFFGGVDTYYTPFVRLEKGNFRRRDVRGIEPENNGVPHLIPQLIASSAEKAEVILSLFIEKGYQEVDINLGCPFPLLAKRHNGSGILPYPEEVKALLSIVTRYPQISFSVKMRLGWEQPDECLALAPILNDLPLRQITMHPRLGKQGYKGEVDLQGFSAFREVCQLPLVYNGDIHNLEDIQRISTQFPSLAGIMIGRGLLANPALALEYKENRTLAPDEMRDRLKSMHKSVYNNYDVLLEGGEGQLLTKMKTFWEYLAPQTDRKVLKAIHKSTNISKYYQAVSAFFNQR, translated from the coding sequence ATGCAAGATACACTACCCATCCATTTTGCTCCGCTGCAAGGTTACACCGAAGCAATTTACCGCAATGCACATGACGCCTTCTTCGGCGGTGTAGACACCTATTATACTCCGTTCGTACGATTGGAAAAAGGGAACTTCCGGCGCAGAGATGTCCGGGGAATCGAACCTGAGAACAATGGGGTGCCCCACCTGATTCCTCAGTTGATAGCCTCATCGGCAGAGAAAGCAGAAGTGATTTTATCCCTTTTCATCGAAAAAGGATATCAGGAAGTGGATATAAACCTAGGCTGTCCGTTCCCGCTTCTGGCGAAACGTCATAACGGCTCCGGCATACTTCCTTATCCCGAAGAGGTGAAAGCATTGCTCAGCATTGTCACCCGATATCCGCAGATCAGCTTCTCCGTCAAAATGAGACTGGGATGGGAACAGCCGGATGAATGCCTGGCACTCGCTCCCATACTGAATGACCTGCCTCTGCGCCAGATCACCATGCACCCCCGTCTGGGCAAACAAGGTTACAAAGGAGAAGTTGACTTGCAAGGATTCTCAGCTTTCCGGGAGGTCTGTCAGCTTCCGCTTGTTTACAATGGAGACATTCATAATTTGGAAGATATTCAACGCATCAGCACACAATTCCCCTCACTGGCGGGAATCATGATAGGACGCGGACTACTGGCAAATCCGGCTTTAGCACTGGAATACAAAGAAAACCGTACGCTCGCGCCCGATGAAATGAGGGATAGACTGAAATCCATGCACAAAAGCGTGTACAACAATTACGACGTACTATTGGAAGGAGGAGAGGGACAGCTACTGACTAAAATGAAGACCTTTTGGGAATACCTGGCGCCCCAAACCGACAGAAAAGTACTGAAAGCGATTCATAAAAGTACGAATATCAGCAAATATTATCAGGCTGTCAGTGCCTTTTTTAATCAACGGTAG